A stretch of Prunus dulcis chromosome 6, ALMONDv2, whole genome shotgun sequence DNA encodes these proteins:
- the LOC117632457 gene encoding FRIGIDA-like protein 3 gives MVDAEQVVEGDASSCLIDQLGKALLELNAHKDTSEGRVQWTEIEEYFRNLETTLKKRFEELEVKEKKFEEQEAETCALLMEREEAVTAKEQDLLDRVQELKDAAVAAIAEAQAIHQPTTSEPVEDGDNKNSKVSSSLGDTNSPEEEFPHKTVDNAEGMALEVKPRPELTQFCEQMDAKGLLSYATENLKKLSVIREELSLALESAGEPARLVLDSLEGFYPPDETNQPEGKKDAALQGMRRSCLMFMEAMATLLAKADPGADHLLNPETKQQAKAIADEWKPKLASAGIDAANGNSLEAEAFLQLLATFSIASEFDEEELCKLVLAVAHRRQTPELCRSLGLTHKMPGLVESMVRSGKQIDAVRFIHVFQLTESYPLVPLLKTYLKDLRRNSQGDNTGDATGAQDDVNAKELTALKAVIRCVQEYKLEVDYPLDPLLKRVVQLERSKADKKRTGEFGKRQQVKKQKGSGRWRGYRGPGAAAAPAPTAGRHVQPVFGERAAYAGISERYALAGPRAYDYQVPSQPAYASQANDQRLYYYPSQDDRVPPASYNATPPNYGSYAGSGLPSQHQPYM, from the exons ATGGTTGATGCAGAGCAAGTTGTGGAAGGTGATGCGTCAAGCTGTCTAATAGATCAGCTTGGTAAGGCATTACTGGAACTAAATGCTCACAAGGATACGTCTGAGGGCAGGGTTCAGTGGACAGAAATTGAAGAATACTTCCGCAACCTTGAAACAACACTGAAGAAGAGATTTGAAGAGCTTGAAGTCAAGGAGAAGAAATTTGAGGAGCAGGAAGCTGAAACCTGTGCTTTGCTtatggagagagaggaagCTGTTACTGCTAAGGAGCAAGACCTGTTGGATCGAGTGCAGGAGCTAAAAGATGCTGCAGTTGCTGCTATTGCAGAGGCACAAGCCATTCACCAGCCAACAACTTCAGAACCCGTGGAAGATGGGGATAACAAAAACAGCAAGGTAAGCAGCTCTCTCGGTGATACAAATTCACCAGAGGAGGAATTTCCTCATAAAACAGTTGATAATGCTGAGGGTATGGCTCTTGAGGTTAAGCCACGCCCAGAGCTGACCCAATTTTGTGAGCAGATGGATGCAAAAGGGCTTCTGAGTTATGCTACTGAGAATCTTAAAAAACTAAGCGTTATTCGTGAGGAACTTTCTCTTGCACTAGAAAGTGCAGGTGAACCAGCACGTTTAGTGCTGGATTCACTGGAGGGGTTTTACCCTCCTGATGAGACTAACCAACCAGAGGGTAAGAAGGATGCTGCCCTTCAGGGCATGCGCAGATCCTGTCTCATGTTTATGGAAGCCATGGCCACCTTATTGGCAAAGGCTGACCCAGGTGCTGATCACCTTTTGAACCCTGAGACCAAGCAGCAAGCCAAAGCAATTGCTGATGAGTGGAAGCCTAAGTTGGCTAGTGCAGGCATTGATGCTGCCAATGGAAATTCATTGGAAGCAGAGGCATTCTTGCAGCTCCTCGCAACTTTTAGTATTGCTTCAGagtttgatgaagaagaactCTGCAAGCTTGTTCTTGCAGTTGCTCACCGCAGGCAGACACCTGAGCTCTGCCGCTCCCTTGGGTTAACACACAAAATGCCAG GTCTTGTTGAATCAATGGTCAGAAGTGGGAAACAAATTGATGCTGTACGTTTTATTCATGTCTTCCAGCTTACTGAAAGTTATCCCCTTGTGCCACTTCTGAAGACGTACTTGAAAGACTTGAGGAGAAATTCCCAAGGTGACAACACGGGAGATGCTACTGGTGCACAG gACGATGTTAATGCAAAAGAACTTACTGCACTGAAGGCTGTAATAAGATGTGTTCAAGAGTACAAGCTTGAAGTGGACTACCCCCTTGATCCACTGCTTAAGAGGGTGGTTCAACTAGAGAGATCCAAAGCTGATAAGAAGAGAACTGGTGAATTTGGTAAACGCCAACAAGTAAAGAAGCAGAAAGGCAGTGGAAGATGGCGTGGATACCGTGGCCCTGGTGCTGCTGCTGCCCCTGCCCCCACTGCTGGTAGGCATGTGCAACCAGTATTTGGTGAGAGGGCAGCGTATGCCGGGATATCGGAGAGGTATGCTCTTGCAGGTCCACGCGCCTATGATTACCAAGTTCCCAGCCAGCCTGCATATGCTTCACAAGCTAATGATCAAAGGTTATATTACTATCCTTCCCAAGATGACAGAGTTCCACCAGCATCTTATAATGCTACTCCTCCTAATTACGGCAGTTACGCTGGTAGTGGGTTGCCGTCGCAACACCAGCCGTACATGTAA